The window ATCGAGATTGCGTGAGCCATCCAGACGGCGAGGACGTGCCCGACGAGGATGCCTGCGATTTCGACGTAGCCGAACCACGAGGTCAACGCAAGCTGGGTCGGGTTTGGATCGGGGTTCAGCGGAGCCTGGAGTACACTAATCAGCGACGGCCACAGCGATATCGAGAATCCGAGGTAGTGGGCGACGTGGTAGCCGGCTGCGATCGCGAGCAGGGGGGCAGCGTAGCGGACGGCGAGGTAGCGCTGTGAGAGGTACGTTTTGGCGCGAGTTCGCGTCCAGCCAGCGGCCAGCCAGTACATCCAACAGAAGACGGCGTAGCCGACGAGCAACACCAGCAGGTAGGCGAGCTCTGGTGGCAAACCGAGGGCAACCAGAATTTCGATCGTCCAGACACCCGGAAGCGTGACGATGAAGCCGCTGTAGGTTAACTCCCACACCAGCAAGATGACGAACGCGACGATGGAGAGATCCGTGACGACGTCGTCGTCGCTGAGGCGCGCACCCGGCCACCGGAGAGAGAGGCCGTCGTCGGTTCGCTGGATCGGCGCGACGGAGCCGTACAGCCGGAACCACACCGAGAGCGGATCTCCCCGTTCGAACCAGCTCTGGGGGGAAAAGAGGACGGCTCCGGCGAGCGTCCCGACCGTGTAAGCGAGGATGATCGTCGTCAACAGCCAGGGCGTCGAGACGATTGGGGCGATCACCTCGAGCCAGATGAAGACGAGCACCGCCCCGACTGCGGGCCACGTGCCGAGCCAGGACGGGTAGGGTGCGTTTCGGCTGGGGAGGACACGTGCCAGCCGCCGCCACGGGTTGAGCGTCGGCCACGGGTTACCGACCGTGTAGGCGACGAGGGTCAATATCGCCCGAACGCCGACGAAGGTGACGAGGACGGTCGCGCTCGTGAGTCCGATTCCCTGCGGCCCGAGGAAGCCGACGACGATGAGACCGACGAGTGCGCCCACGCCAACCGTCCCGCCGATCAACGAGACCGCCCGCGAGAGCGTATCGTTGGACACGCCAACCGACTGGTCGTGGACGGTGGTGACGAACTCCCGATCGGTGACGAACATCGTCAACAGTGCCGAGGCACCGACGACGCCAGCGCCGGTGGCGAGATAGAGCCACGTCGGCACGGTCACGTCTCCCTGTTCGGTGAGTCCGACGACGACGTTGCTCGCAGAGGCGAGTCCGCTTCCAAGGAGGACTAATAGGAGCGAACCCGCCACGACGAGACCGCCCCGTCGACCGAGAACCGGACGCCAGGTCATTAGCCGACTTGAGGAACTGAACGGGTATGATGGTGTCGTTCTCGGGGCTGCAGTCGACCCTTTTTGGGGCGTCGCCGGTCGTATGAGGAAGGTATAAGTGTTCGTCTCACCGATGTCCCACCAATGTCGAGTGTACGAACCTACACGCTCATCTACGTCCTGTTACTGGTGCTGGGGACTGCCAAGTTCGTGTTCTTCGAACTCCCGTTTAGCTACGAGTTCGCCCTGGGCGCGACGCTCGTTCTCGCAGTGATCAAGTCACTCCTCATCGCGGGCTGGTTCCAGCACCTCGTCGACGAACCGCGTTCGATCACCTACGTGATGCTCACGGCCGTCTTCATGGTGTTCTTGCTCACCGTGGCGGCTGGCTTCTCGATTCAGTAACCCTGTTTACTTCGTTCGACTCTCTCGCTTTTTCCCCTGACCTGACGGTAGTCACTCGACGCCACTTACTATGAGCACCTTCCCCGAGTGGAGTTGCTGCTCGCTCGATCGGTGTCGGTAGTGCGGAGTGACTGTCGAAGGCGTTGGTGGTTAGAGAGTCTCCTGAAACCGCTTCGGGCAGCGCTGAGCGGGGAAAGACGACGGAATACTGGGTTGCATAGCGAACTGTCTGGTAGCACCACAGTGCAACGCTCGGCCCCGTTGGGGACGGAATCGTCGCGTTGTCGCTCCTCGAGTGAGACGTCCCGGCCTAACTCGTCGCTCGAGACCACGGGCTCGAGTAGTGAGTGGACTCGATGTTGTCGTGGATCGAAGACCCACAGTACCGATTCAGTCACACACCGAGTGACAATCGACGAAAATAGTGGCGTGATCGCTCAAACGAGGCGACTATCCCATCAACAGCGTCACAGTGACGGCGATGAGGCCGAGAAATCCAACCAAGAGCGAAGCGAACGCCACACCGATCGCCGTGTTACCAAAGCGGTCTCGAGCGGCGAAGAACGTGCCAAAGAAGATGTAGCCAAAGAGCACTAGCCCACCGATAGCGAGCAGTACCGGCTCGACGAGCGCCGCTTCGACGAACTCTCCTTCGCCGACCAGGAGAACGGCACCGGCGATGAAGGCCGCAATGAGCGCAATGAAGCTGAGCGTCCAGACGGCAGGTGTTTTTGCGAGTGCGACGACGCGACTGTCTTCGGCTTCGGTTCGTGGCGACCACTCGGCGTAGCCACTTCGTGTGCCAGCGTGACCGCTCGGCGTTGCGCGCTGGCCCATTCGCGCCATCGTGTAGACGACGGCGAGTACGAGCAGTCCCATCACGAGTGTGCTTAGCAGGTAGATTTCTGGCATCGAACCCCTCTTGGGGTAGCATAATCCCTACCTCCATATATATCCTGCAGTTGTGGATTTTCGGTGCCCGGAGTTGGAGAGGTAATGGGCTTTTCACTCACCAATCACACTCACACATGCACTCGTCTCGTCTTCACTCCACTCGAGACTCGAGAGGCTGCTCGTTTTCGGATTCCACGCAGAACGAAGATTTGCTCTTGTCGCCGTAGAGACGCTCCTGTCTACACTACGGGTAGCGTTCCATCCCGGCCCAGTCCCTTCTGCACTCTTTTGTCGTCTGCATAATGCTATCGTCTGAGTCACCGACAAGTGAAAGAAGAGGAGAACGTCGTTACTCGCGTCCGAACATCTGGCGCATCATCGGATGCATCTCCATGAGCTGTTCCTCGGCGATCTCCTCGTACAGCTTGTACGTGATCGAGACCGCGAGCAGCAGCCCTGTCCCGTCGACGGCACCGATGGTGCCGAGCATGTTCGCCCAGACGGCGAGCAGGCCGACGAGTGCGCCACCGATGACGGTCACCTGCGGGATGTACCGCTCCATGACCTTCTCGACGACGCCGGCGTTCTGCCGGAAGCCGGGAATCTGCATCCCGGAGTTCTGGATCTGCTGGGCCGTCGCTTTCGGCCCCATGTCAGTCGTCTCGACCCAGAAGATTGCGAAGATCGCACCGCCGATGACCATGAACGTCAGGTCGACGGAGATTCGAAGCATGATCTGCCAGATGTCGATTCCGGCGGGCACCTGTCCAGTCCACCACATCCAGTCACCCGGCGAGTAGATCGGCGCGGTGTAGTAGAAGAACCCGCCGACCGGCTGACCGTCGGAGTAAACCCCGAGCCAGCCGGGCATGCTGGCCCACTGGCTGTTGAGGATCTGCCCCATGAACTGGATGTTCGCTTGCACGGCCCGGACGAGGATCATTGGCAGGACGCTCGCGTAGATGAGCTTCACCGGGAAGCGACCGCGAGCACCCTTGACGCGGGCGTGGCTCAACGGAATCTCGACGCGGACGGACTCCGCGTAGACGACGATCCCGAAGATCAACAGCGTCGTCGCCAGCGCCAACAGCTGTCCGCCACCGTCGGCGATGAACAGCGTGTTGAACCCTTCGGCACTGAGCCACGAGCCAACCGTAATCTCATCGGTGAACAGGATCTGATACCAGCTGTAGAAGAACCCTTCCTCGCTCCGCGCGAGGAACCCGGAGACGAGCAACTGGCTCACGCCAGCGATAATGAAGAGCCCGACACCGCTGCCGATCCCCCACTTGCTGACGACCTCGTCCATGTAGAGGATGAGGATGCCGCCCAGGAAGATCTGGACGAACATGAGCGTCTGGATCTGGGTTCCCTCGAGCGTGAGGCTCCCGAGCTGAAGGACGTCTGCTGGTGGAAGGAAGCCACCGGCGAACACCATCGGCAGGGCGGTCAGCGCCGTCATCACGATGACGAGCAGCTTCTGGAGGCCCTGGTAGAGAACCTGATCACGTGGGTCGCTGGTGTCTAGTCCCAGCAGGTTCGCCCCACCGAGCAGCTGCAACACGATGCTGGCGGTGACGATCGGTCCGATTCCGACCTGCATGAGAGACCCGTGTTCACCGGCCAGAATCGATCGGAATTGGCCGAACAGGTCTTCACCACCTTGGGGGTGGATCCCCAGGAGTGTGATGTTCGTCAGGAAGAAGTACAATACGAGGATCCCGGCCGTCCAGCCCAGCTTCCGCTTGAAGGGGACGTGCCCTTCCGGGCGGGTGACGGTGGGCATCCGCGTCAAGACCGGTTCAGCGGCTTCCTTCCATCCCATAGTTAGTTCTCAGCGTCGGCTTCGTGTTCGTCGTCGGCCTCAGCCTCGGCCTCCGCGGCTCGCTCCTGGGCGCGCTCGGTGAGCATCGCTTCGCCACCGGCGTCCTCGAGTTTCTCGCGGGCCGTCTCGGTGAAGGCATCCGCGGTGATCTCGAGTTCGTTGCGCACCTGGCCGCTGCCGAGCACCTTCACAACGTCGACGTCGTGACCGTCTTCAACGACGTCGCGAGCGTCGATGGCGTAGCCGCCGTCGGTCTCTTCGGCATCGCCCTCGGCGGCGTAGAGGATCGCGTCTTCGTCGAGGGTCTTGACGTCGATTTCGGCGACGGTGGGGCGAACGCCCTGTGGTCGCTTGAAGCCGTGTTTCTTTCTCGGTTCGTAGTTGTGGAATTCGTGTTTGTCACGCCCGGCTTTCCCGCGGCCACCTCGGTGGCCGGCACCGCGGCGGTTCTTGTGCGTACCGCCGCCGTGCGTTCGCGAGCCGCGCTGACGTCGTTTCTTGCTCGTCATGGTTATCGCATCGACGTGAGGAGGTCGTTGATTTCCTCCGTTGTATGTTTTCCGAGTTGGCCGCCGTCGACGGTCGGGTGTTTGATGCCATCGTGGCCGCCACGTGGGGGGTGCAGTCGCAGCGTCGGCGACAGCCCCTGCTCGCGCAGCGTCGTCTCCTCGTCGAGGAGCGCGTCGGCGAGTGCGGCGAAGTCATCGTACTCGGTGTGTTCGGCGAGCCATTCCTCGTCGACGTCGGACTGTCGACCCTCGAGCGGTTCGGCTCGCTTGGCGAGCACCGCCTCGAGCACCTCGGCGTCCGGTTCGCCGTAGGCGACGAAGTCGTGTACCTTGGTGATCATCCCGCGGTAGGTGTCCGTGTCGGGGACGATCGTGAGGTGGTTGACCTTGTGCAGGTTGAGCATCGACAGGGTGTCGTCGACGGCCTGGGTGCGGTTGACCTCTCCGCGAATCTGAACGATTGCTTTCGCTGTCATCGTTCAGCCACCTCCCGGGGGAGACGCGACTGCGAGGCGTTCTCGAGTGCGTTGTAGGTCGCTTTCGCGAGGTTGACCGTCGTTCGCGTGTTGCCGTGGCTCTTCGTCCAGGCGTTCTCGATGCCGGCGAGTTCGAGCACCGCACGGACGGTGTCGCTCGCGGCGAGGCCCAGCCCTTCGGGGGCGGGGATGAGTTCGACCTCGACCGACCCGGCTTTCCCTTTGGTCTGGCGGGTCAGCGAGTGGGGTCGATCAGAACGATCCTCCCACGACCCGGAGCCGCGGGGAACCTGGATGAGATTTAGCTTTGCGATACCGATTGCTTTCTGGATTGCAGCGCCGACCTGGTCTTCACGGCCTTCGGCGTAACCGACGAAGCCGTCACGGTTGCCGACGGCGACGACACACCGGAACTTCACCCGGCGGCCGGAGTCGGTCATCCGCTGAACCATGTTGATGTCGAGCACTTCGTCGTCCAGTCCGGGGAGGAGCTGGTCGACGAGTTCGGGCTCTTTGAGGGGAAGGCCGGAGTTGAGGGCGTCCTCCATCGTGTCGATTTCGCCCTCCTGAACGAGCTTCCCGAGTCGGGTTACGGGCTGCCACCCGTCGTTGTAGTTGTTTCCGCTCATTCTAAGATCGCCTCTCGTACGTCGTCGAAGTGTTCGGGAAGGTCGGTCGCGTCGAAGTCGCCGCTGTAGAGCGGCTCGTCGAGTTGTTCGGCGTACTCGGCGATGTGCTCGCCGCGGGTACGCGACCAGTCCGCGAGGACGCTATCGTTGTGGGGAATCTCGAGTCCCGCATCGATTGCGCCTTCCTGAATCGCGAACACTTTGTTTCCGGGCGTCGCCTTGTTGAGGCCGATATCGAGAACGGCTTCGTCGACGCCGGCGTCTACCGCTCGCTTTCCGGCCAGCAGGCCGGTCAGGTACGCAGCCGAGAGGTTACTCGTCGGTGCGTTCCAGCCGTACTCCTCGAGGTCACTCGAGTGAGCACTTGCGAGCGTTTCGTCACCCTGAGGGCCGGGCGTAATCAGCTGCGCCGTGGCGTGCTTGTTGCTCATGCGAGCAACGAGGCGGGGCTTACCCGATTTCAGCAGGCGCAACCTCTGATGGTAGTCCGTCCGGACCTCACGGCGACGTCGCATCGGCACTTTGTATCGTGGTCCTGTCGCCATTATTGGTCACCGTATTCGTTGTCGATGTAGTTCAACAGGTACCGGACGCTCCGGAACTCGCCGCCGCTGGCCTTGCGGTACAGCTGGCGGTACTGCGTCGGCGTCAGCTCGCCTTTGTCACGGAGTTCTCGAAGTTTCCGGCGCTGTGCGCGAATCTGGCTCGTCCACTGTTCTTTCTCGTTCTGGCGAGCACCCTTCTTGCCGCGACGCTTGCCTGGCCCCTTCTTGTGGCCGTAGGCACGCTTCTTGTTGCGTTCGCGGGCGCGTCCGCGGGAGTTTCCGCGAGCGTCTTTGGCGCGGATGACGCCGTCGTCGACGAGTTCGCGAATCTCTTCGCGGGTGATCGCCGAGGCGATGTCGCCCTGGGCGTCGGGGTCGAACCAGACGCGGTTCTTCCCGACGTCGAGGACGTCCGCCGCAAGTCGTTTCTGTGCACTCAGGTCAGTCATTCGTCCACCTCAACTTCGACTTCGACGTAGGTCGGGTTGAGGACGCGAATCTCTGCGTCCTCGGCTTCCTCCTCGATGCGCTCGCGTTTGCGGGCACCGACGGAGCTCGCGATGCGGACGGCCTGGGTGTCGCCGTCGACTCCCTCGAGGTCGTCCGTGTTCTCGACGTAGACTTCCTCGAAACCGCTCGGGTGTTTGCCGCGAACGGCTTCCGGCGTCCGGAAGCCAGCCTGCACCTTGGGGCCGCGGCTCTTGTAGCCACGACGCTGTTTGGAGAGGCCACCACGTGGTACACGCCACGATTCTGGCGTGCGCTTTTTCATGTGGTAGTCCTGGCGTTTGAACGCTGGTTTCCCTTCGCTGTGTCGCTGGCCGAGCAATCGCGCTTCCTCGTCGTCGAGGTCGGGCGTCTTCTCGGTCAGGCCACGGGGCTCCAGTTCGGTTTCGACGTCTTCGTCTTCCGGTTCCTCCTCGGCGGCTTCGTCTTCGATCTCGGCCTCGGTCTCTTCCGTGACCTCGAGGTCGCCGACGTCGGCTTTGATACGCGCGGCGAGCGCGTTTCCGATGCCTTCGGCTTCCGCCAGTTCGTCCTGGGAGGCCTCTTTGACGTCGTCGATCGTCTCGAAACCGGCCTCACGGAGGGCGTCGGCTTTGCTGCCGCCAACGCCGCTGATGTCTTCCAGTTCCTGGGGTTCGTCGTCAGCCATCTATCAGGCACCTCCTTTCTGCGGTTTCTGGGTGATGTACACCCCGTCCTGGAAGACGCGGGTGTCCTTTCCTTTCACCTTGGTGAGCTGTTCGATGTCGGCGGCGGTCTGGCCGACGTGCTCCTTGTTCGGACCGGAGAGCGTCAGCGCTTCGCCGTCGACGCTCACCTCGGTGTCACCGTGGATAGTCGTTCGTCGTGCTGCCTTTTCACCGAGGAAGTTCTCGATGACGACCTCGTCGCCTTCGACACGGACTTGCATTGGGAAGTGAGAGTAGAAGACTTCCATCTCGTACTCCCAGCCCGCAGTCACGCCGTGGAAGGCGTTTCGGATGTGGCTCTCGAAGGTGCCGACCGTCGCGTTCGTTTTCGCGTTCTCGGTCTCACTCTCGATGACCAGCAGGTCGCCGTCGACATCGACGGTGACGTCGGGGTACCAGAGGCGGCGGGTTACGCTGCCGTTTGGCCCATCGACCGTCACGTCGAGGTGATCGACCTCGGCGGTTACGTCGTCGGGGATGTCCAGTTCAATTCGCATTGTTCTAGTAGACGTATGCGATCACCTGGCCCCCGATGCCCTTCTCTCGAGCCTCGTAGTGGCTCATGATTCCCTCACTCGTCGTGACGACGAGTGCGCCGAAGTCTCGAGCGGGGAGGAATCGCTTCTCCCACTTCTCGAACTCGTCGGCCTTGACGGAATAGCGTGGCTTGACGGGGCCGCACTTGTTGATCGCTCCTTTCAGTTCGACCTCGAACGTGCCGGCTTTGCCGTCTTCGACGAACTCGAAGCCAGCGATGTACCCGCGGTCGTAAAAGACCTCGAGCACGCTGCCGATCACGTTTGAGGCGGGCGCTACGTCGTGGCTCAGGTGTCCGACACTCTCGGCATTGTCGATGCCAGAGAGCGCGTTGCTGAGTGGATCGTTCCCGGTCATTTATACTTCTTGAATCCCATGTCGCGGGCGATCTCGCGGAAACACTGTCGGCACAGGTTGATGTCGTACTTGCCGACGAGACCCTGTTTGCGGCCACAGCGCTGACAGGCCGCTTCCTGGCCCGTTCGCTTCGCGGCGTGTTCGCCCGTCTGGTCGTTATCGCTTTCACTCATCGTCTGTCTCCTCCGTGTCGACGTCCACGTCGAACTGGCCCTCGAGGAACGCAATGGCGTCCTCGGGAGTCAGTCGGTGTCGGGACGGGATCGCCTGACTCGCTTTGGCTCGTTTCGTGACGCGGTAGCCCGGTCGAACCAGGTTCACGGTCACGTCCAGGCCGTAGATCCCGATGGTCGGGTCGTACTCCTGGCTCGGGAAGTCGGTGTGCTCGGCGACGCCGAAGCTGAAGTTCCCGGTCTGGTCGAACTGCGATGCGGACAGATCCGCAAGCGGCAGCGCCGTCTCGAGGAACGCTTCGGCATCGTCGCCCCGAAGGGTGACCTTGGTGCCGATCGGGTCGCCCTGGCGGATGCCGAACTCGGGTTCGGTCGCTTTCGCCAGGGTACGGACGCTCCGTTGACCCGTGATCGCCTCGATGATATCCTCGGCTCGGCCGAGGTCGCGGCCACCGCGGCCGACGCCCATGTGGACGACGACCTTTTCGACGCGCGGTTTGCGCATCTCGTGGAACTCGGTGTCGCTTGCTTCGCTCATTCGTCGTCACCTCCAACGAAGTTCTCGTCGATCACGACGACGTACTCCTCGACGGTCTCGAACGTCTCGTCGTCCGTTTCGACGGTGACGATGTTCGAGCCACTGCCGAGCGTGACGTCGATCTCGACGAGTTCGCCGATTTTACCTCCGTGGTTACCGCTGACAGCGGTGACCAGGGCACCCTCCTCGTACGGGAAGTGGGCCACGATCGATTTGTCGTCGTTGTCGACGACGACCGAATCGTTCGCGTTGTACTCGGCGTCGTCGACGATCACGTTCGTGCCGTCGTGCAGCGAGAGCTGTGTGTCGCCGCCTTTGACCTGTTGTTTGCCGACGACCTTGCCGAGACGGCTGTCTGCGGCATCGGCGTCGATTTCGGTCAGCGAGAGGCGGCCTCCCTCGTCGGGGAAGACGCGGTAGTACTCCTCACGCTGTGGGAAGGCAACGATGT of the Natronosalvus vescus genome contains:
- a CDS encoding 50S ribosomal protein L30, which translates into the protein MTAKAIVQIRGEVNRTQAVDDTLSMLNLHKVNHLTIVPDTDTYRGMITKVHDFVAYGEPDAEVLEAVLAKRAEPLEGRQSDVDEEWLAEHTEYDDFAALADALLDEETTLREQGLSPTLRLHPPRGGHDGIKHPTVDGGQLGKHTTEEINDLLTSMR
- a CDS encoding 30S ribosomal protein S14 codes for the protein MSESDNDQTGEHAAKRTGQEAACQRCGRKQGLVGKYDINLCRQCFREIARDMGFKKYK
- the secY gene encoding preprotein translocase subunit SecY; amino-acid sequence: MGWKEAAEPVLTRMPTVTRPEGHVPFKRKLGWTAGILVLYFFLTNITLLGIHPQGGEDLFGQFRSILAGEHGSLMQVGIGPIVTASIVLQLLGGANLLGLDTSDPRDQVLYQGLQKLLVIVMTALTALPMVFAGGFLPPADVLQLGSLTLEGTQIQTLMFVQIFLGGILILYMDEVVSKWGIGSGVGLFIIAGVSQLLVSGFLARSEEGFFYSWYQILFTDEITVGSWLSAEGFNTLFIADGGGQLLALATTLLIFGIVVYAESVRVEIPLSHARVKGARGRFPVKLIYASVLPMILVRAVQANIQFMGQILNSQWASMPGWLGVYSDGQPVGGFFYYTAPIYSPGDWMWWTGQVPAGIDIWQIMLRISVDLTFMVIGGAIFAIFWVETTDMGPKATAQQIQNSGMQIPGFRQNAGVVEKVMERYIPQVTVIGGALVGLLAVWANMLGTIGAVDGTGLLLAVSITYKLYEEIAEEQLMEMHPMMRQMFGRE
- a CDS encoding uL15m family ribosomal protein, whose translation is MTSKKRRQRGSRTHGGGTHKNRRGAGHRGGRGKAGRDKHEFHNYEPRKKHGFKRPQGVRPTVAEIDVKTLDEDAILYAAEGDAEETDGGYAIDARDVVEDGHDVDVVKVLGSGQVRNELEITADAFTETAREKLEDAGGEAMLTERAQERAAEAEAEADDEHEADAEN
- a CDS encoding 30S ribosomal protein S8 produces the protein MTGNDPLSNALSGIDNAESVGHLSHDVAPASNVIGSVLEVFYDRGYIAGFEFVEDGKAGTFEVELKGAINKCGPVKPRYSVKADEFEKWEKRFLPARDFGALVVTTSEGIMSHYEAREKGIGGQVIAYVY
- a CDS encoding 50S ribosomal protein L18, yielding MATGPRYKVPMRRRREVRTDYHQRLRLLKSGKPRLVARMSNKHATAQLITPGPQGDETLASAHSSDLEEYGWNAPTSNLSAAYLTGLLAGKRAVDAGVDEAVLDIGLNKATPGNKVFAIQEGAIDAGLEIPHNDSVLADWSRTRGEHIAEYAEQLDEPLYSGDFDATDLPEHFDDVREAILE
- a CDS encoding 30S ribosomal protein S5, coding for MSGNNYNDGWQPVTRLGKLVQEGEIDTMEDALNSGLPLKEPELVDQLLPGLDDEVLDINMVQRMTDSGRRVKFRCVVAVGNRDGFVGYAEGREDQVGAAIQKAIGIAKLNLIQVPRGSGSWEDRSDRPHSLTRQTKGKAGSVEVELIPAPEGLGLAASDTVRAVLELAGIENAWTKSHGNTRTTVNLAKATYNALENASQSRLPREVAER
- a CDS encoding 50S ribosomal protein L32e, whose protein sequence is MADDEPQELEDISGVGGSKADALREAGFETIDDVKEASQDELAEAEGIGNALAARIKADVGDLEVTEETEAEIEDEAAEEEPEDEDVETELEPRGLTEKTPDLDDEEARLLGQRHSEGKPAFKRQDYHMKKRTPESWRVPRGGLSKQRRGYKSRGPKVQAGFRTPEAVRGKHPSGFEEVYVENTDDLEGVDGDTQAVRIASSVGARKRERIEEEAEDAEIRVLNPTYVEVEVEVDE
- a CDS encoding 50S ribosomal protein L19e, whose protein sequence is MTDLSAQKRLAADVLDVGKNRVWFDPDAQGDIASAITREEIRELVDDGVIRAKDARGNSRGRARERNKKRAYGHKKGPGKRRGKKGARQNEKEQWTSQIRAQRRKLRELRDKGELTPTQYRQLYRKASGGEFRSVRYLLNYIDNEYGDQ
- a CDS encoding 50S ribosomal protein L5, with translation MSEASDTEFHEMRKPRVEKVVVHMGVGRGGRDLGRAEDIIEAITGQRSVRTLAKATEPEFGIRQGDPIGTKVTLRGDDAEAFLETALPLADLSASQFDQTGNFSFGVAEHTDFPSQEYDPTIGIYGLDVTVNLVRPGYRVTKRAKASQAIPSRHRLTPEDAIAFLEGQFDVDVDTEETDDE
- a CDS encoding 50S ribosomal protein L6, which gives rise to MRIELDIPDDVTAEVDHLDVTVDGPNGSVTRRLWYPDVTVDVDGDLLVIESETENAKTNATVGTFESHIRNAFHGVTAGWEYEMEVFYSHFPMQVRVEGDEVVIENFLGEKAARRTTIHGDTEVSVDGEALTLSGPNKEHVGQTAADIEQLTKVKGKDTRVFQDGVYITQKPQKGGA
- a CDS encoding 30S ribosomal protein S4e: MTNHQKRLSVPKSWPIERKTNVFTVKARAGPHGEAGVPLVIILRDVLGYVDSKKEARYALSQDSILVNGEPINDEKRPIGMFDIVAFPQREEYYRVFPDEGGRLSLTEIDADAADSRLGKVVGKQQVKGGDTQLSLHDGTNVIVDDAEYNANDSVVVDNDDKSIVAHFPYEEGALVTAVSGNHGGKIGELVEIDVTLGSGSNIVTVETDDETFETVEEYVVVIDENFVGGDDE
- a CDS encoding cytochrome C oxidase subunit IV family protein; protein product: MSSVRTYTLIYVLLLVLGTAKFVFFELPFSYEFALGATLVLAVIKSLLIAGWFQHLVDEPRSITYVMLTAVFMVFLLTVAAGFSIQ